A single window of Verrucomicrobiia bacterium DNA harbors:
- a CDS encoding adenylosuccinate synthase: MANTILVGAQWGDEGKGKIIDVLTEQADVVVRTQGGNNAGHTVFIGPKKYVLHLIPSGILRKGKTCVIGNGVVIDPVSLVAEIDGLLKLNVGVNGNLFISETAHLVFPYHRELDEQREMLKGKNKIGTTKRGIGPAYGDKAARTGLRMIDLINPERFAMQLKLRIKENNEVLKAFGAKPISFSKVLAAYRAAGERLRPFVTNTVVLLDKAMRQGKDILFEGAQGTFLDIDHGTYPFVTSSNTTAGGACTGSGVAPNRMDRVVGVMKAYTTRVGEGPLLTENAEIADMLHAMGREFGSTTGRARRCGWFDSVATRHATMVNGIDELAVTNLDGLDSLETIKVCIGYKLGSTRYDYIPNDIETLAKCEPIYAEFPGWKTPTHEVRDWKKMPAKAKSYLKAIAELTGAKLAIASVGPAREQTIFV, encoded by the coding sequence ATGGCGAATACAATTCTGGTCGGCGCCCAGTGGGGCGATGAAGGCAAAGGCAAAATCATTGACGTGCTCACGGAGCAGGCCGATGTGGTGGTGCGAACCCAGGGCGGCAATAACGCCGGTCATACGGTCTTCATCGGCCCGAAAAAATATGTGCTGCATCTGATTCCGTCGGGGATTTTGCGCAAGGGAAAAACTTGCGTGATCGGCAATGGCGTGGTGATTGATCCGGTGAGTTTGGTCGCGGAAATTGACGGGTTGCTCAAATTGAACGTGGGCGTGAACGGAAATTTGTTTATCAGCGAGACGGCGCACCTGGTTTTTCCTTATCATCGTGAATTGGATGAGCAGCGCGAAATGCTCAAGGGCAAAAATAAAATCGGCACGACCAAGCGAGGCATCGGCCCGGCGTATGGCGACAAGGCGGCGCGAACCGGACTGCGCATGATAGATTTGATCAATCCCGAGCGTTTTGCGATGCAGTTGAAATTGCGCATCAAAGAAAATAATGAAGTGCTGAAGGCGTTCGGCGCTAAACCGATTTCTTTTAGCAAAGTGCTTGCGGCTTATCGCGCGGCGGGCGAGCGGTTGCGTCCTTTCGTGACGAACACGGTGGTGCTGCTCGACAAGGCGATGCGCCAGGGCAAGGATATTTTATTCGAAGGCGCGCAGGGAACTTTCCTGGACATTGATCACGGCACGTATCCGTTCGTGACGTCGTCGAACACCACGGCGGGCGGCGCGTGCACGGGTTCCGGCGTGGCGCCGAATCGCATGGACCGCGTGGTGGGCGTGATGAAGGCTTACACGACGCGCGTGGGCGAGGGGCCGTTGCTGACGGAGAATGCGGAGATTGCGGACATGCTGCACGCGATGGGGCGTGAGTTCGGTTCGACGACGGGCCGTGCGCGCCGTTGCGGATGGTTCGATTCGGTGGCGACGCGCCACGCGACGATGGTGAATGGCATTGATGAACTGGCGGTGACGAATTTGGACGGGCTCGATTCGCTCGAAACCATCAAGGTGTGCATCGGTTATAAACTGGGCTCGACACGTTACGATTACATTCCAAACGACATCGAGACGCTCGCGAAATGCGAACCGATTTACGCGGAGTTTCCCGGTTGGAAAACGCCGACGCATGAAGTCCGCGATTGGAAAAAAATGCCGGCCAAGGCGAAGTCTTATCTCAAGGCGATTGCGGAGTTGACGGGAGCGAAGCTGGCGATCGCATCGGTCGGACCGGCGCGCGAGCAGACAATTTTCGTTTAG